The DNA window gtttccgcatgcggaaacggcgacggaaataggtatctccccaaatcgggttatcgcagaagtagtcgagtactaaccgtgcggcggcttcctcccggttccgattgatgtacttccgggagcgtcgtgggggtggtgcggcttcctccgcctctcgtcgtcgatcttcttcgagtgattgttccattaattgacgcatttgctcaaaatgatccatttgtttgagttgattgaagatggaaattggagtgatagagatgatttgagaggaatagatgtgtgtttgtgtttgaaatgagtatgaaatagaattatttatagagtaaaaaaattaaaaaatttaaaaaatgaaaataaaaatttaacggtaatattaccgtttgaaaaaaaaaattttaattaaaaatcgtttttttttaaaaaaaaacgaattattgggtcatcagtgacgacgcccactcgcgccagcgagtgggcgtcacgcacgcatgaggacgtgccacgtgtccctggcgcgtgacgagccatctcgtctcgtgtctcgccgagacgagctacgcgacgagacgggcgcgagatagagacgagatgggcgctgcaatgcgtctcgcgggggtctcgtctctccgagacgagacgcgagcccggcgcgagacgcattgtggatggtctaaggcGAAAGGGGGCTCTCCAACGAGTTTCCAAGTTGTCCTCGGAATTGGATTATATGTGTGAAGTAATTTTAATCGATATCTACTACAAAGCATTGTCCAAATATGACCGGACCCAACAACTTGATTACACAAACTTTATTGAAATACTTTGATAcgaattaaaatttaagttatttgtagttttattatttcattACGTAGATATTTTTAAATTGAGATTTTATTCAGGGATTTTCAATAtttcaattatataaatttttttatttaaattatataaatttgaatGGTTAGTTGTGTAATTATTGACATCTtaactatattttatattaaaaaaataaattatttgattatatCCTTGACAATTGATATAAAGAAATATGgtttcataaaataattaagCATGTTCATAATTATGTCGCTGTATTGGCTCCCTcactaatcaaatcaaatcaaatcaaatcaaatcatccGCATCCATCCTCATTCCTCCAGTCTTCAATTCAAACGTCTTCTCTCCCACCGCGATACGAAGAGGAAACCGAATCTACATGAGCTTCGAATTCCACCGATCGAAATCAACCAAATTTCCAATCGGAGTCAGCTGAGTTCGAATTGATGCTGCTGAGAACCGTCAATTCAGGTTATTATCATCTCCTAATTTGGCTCGCCGGCGAATATTCGACGCCTATATGGGCAGTTTTGATCGCCGGAACGTTTGTCGTCGTCACTCTCACCCTCTCCATCTACCTCATGTTCGAGCATCTTTCCGCCTACAAGAATCCCGAGGTCCATTTCAGACAATTAGGAGTTTTTCCGAACTTTCAGTTGTTGGGGATTTTGTTAATTTTGATGGCGATTTAATGATTGCAGGAGCAAAAGTTTTTGTTAGGAGTGATACTAATGGTGCCATGCTATGCTGTTGAATCAGTAAGccttttgatgttttttttgtcCTTTTCTGTTTGGTTGAGCTGATGAAGGAGAATGATCGTGAGCtgtttttgttgattttggtTGGTGGTTGTGTTACATGAGTTGAAATATAGTGTGTTGGAATATGTTTAGGTTTAATTGAGTTTGTGTTTAGTTGAAACGAGGAGCTAAGAGAACATATATGGTGAAAGATGAGATGGTGTAGCAGTGTTATTTCTTAATTCATTGTTCACATTTGGTGAAAATTTTAGACGTTATTGAGTTTGAGAAGTTTCTATCCATATTATGGTTACTGTGTGGTGACTGGTGAATCACCTGAGATTAGTAGATGATTCTCATGTCGAAGCACCATGTTGCAACAAGCTATAGTGTATGTGTATCAGTATTTATGCCAATAGTAGCATTGGGAATTTATTCACCATTTTTTCGAAATGTATGTGTATGTAGCACCTTTGTCAAATTTTTGGTGTTTGGGAAGCTTGTGGAGTGTCCTATAATTTGATGTTTTCGTTGACCATTTATTATCACATCTCTGTAGTGGAACTGACATCGGAGCTTAGGTTCTTTATTGTTTTCAGCACTCAAGTCACTCTGTAAACTTCTTAAAATCCACATATGTAAACTTAAAAACTGTGGAATTTAATGGTCAGATGAGAGCGTGTTTTTAGcatataattcaaatattcaGTAGATCTCCATATTGGTTGTCATGTAATGCTTATaatattcaactcttgaaggttttatctattttcttttttcacttGTGCGGTCTCTTCCCATATTGATTCATCTTATTTATGTTCTTATTTTTTTGTGTGAATGATGCTGATTCTGTTAATTTGCTTTCCTTAAGACAACATTTCTCATGGGATCACTTCTACTACAGTTTGGTAGACAGATTAATGACTGATGATATCAATTAATTTCATGGGATACTTCTATATAAAGTACATCTTCCTGACTGATAGCTTGAATCGCATCACATTAGAAATCTGTTTGGCTTCATTCTTTACTAAGATTTTGTGGTGATGAAGGTTGCATATGAaaagtttaataaaaaaatcccTTATTTTACTTCTTCTCAAGCATGGTCCTCTGTTTGCAGTTTGTCTCAATGGTACACCCAGCAATTAGTGTTTATGTTGGGATTGCACGTGATTTCTACGAGTCCTTTGCCATGTATTGCTTTTGGAGGTATCTAATTGCTTGTTTAGGTATATCATCAAGCTTACCCCTTTTAATATCAAAGTTCTTTAGTTAGAGTCCGTTATTGCACACTTTATCCTTTTTTCTCACATAAATTAGTAGATTAATAAAGGCTTCTGAAGAATTTGTATAAGATTAAGCTAGTTGATGTCACCCCTGGTCATCAATTTTTTGCTAAACTAGAGTAACTAACTAGTTTGTCAGAACAAATTCATCCTATTTTCACATGGTGGATTAGGCGGAGAAGAGGGGGCAATTGAGTTTATGAGAAGGGAAGGACGAGCAGGTATGAAAGCACCCCTACTAGATGATCATGGTCATGAAAGGGGAATCGTAAAGCATCCTTTTCCACTGAATTATATCTTGAAGCCTTGGAAACTTGATCAGTGGGTTTATCAGGTTATGAGGATTGGAATTGTTCAGTATGTAAGTTCCATCCTCTGTGAAATCCTTTAGTATGTTTTGTCACCAACTATTCATACTCTTTAATCTCGCTATGCCTGACCAAGTTTGGTATACTTCCATGACAGATGATAATAAAAGCATTTACCGCTATTTCAGCAGTAATTCTCGAAGCTTTTGATGTGTATTGTGAAGGCGACTTCAAATGGAACTGTGGGTGCGTTACTtcctttgaatatttttattagctATCTTGGAACTTGTTTAGGATTAGCTGTAGCTCTTCAGGACTTGTAGGAGGTATTTCAAACAGGAAGGTGGTAAGCTGAAATAAATGGAACATAGTAACAGTAGGCAATCATGTTTTTCTTGGTATATGCTAGTCGCTAGAGCGAAAAACTTATGCTACGTTTTGGTGAACCACTCATTAAAGTGAAATTATACTTACAAGCTAGTGGGGTGATTCAACTTGTTTTAATGACTTTGTACTCCTTTGTGTCCTATTTATTGAAAAATTATTCCATTCATAATCTGCATACACAGTACACAATATGCTACTTCTGTTTAATCTCGAttcatttgaaattttttctgTAAGATTTATTTCAAAGTGAAACTTTGAGTACTATTTGAGTGGCTTAAATGGATGTATGAGAAGCCTAATTATTCTTACACTTCTTTGTTTTATAGGTACCCTTATATGGCCGTGGTTTTAAATTTCAGTCAATCGTGGGCTTTGTATTGCTTGGTTCATTTTTATGCCATCACAAAAACTGAATTGGCACACATTAAACCACTGTATAAGTTTTTGACATTCAAGTCAATTGTGTTCTTAACTTGGTGGCAAGGTGTGGCAATTGCTCTATTCTACACTGTTGGCTTATTTAAAAGTCCGATAGCTGAGTCATTGGAATTTAAATCAAGTGTTCAGGACTTCATCATCTGCATAGAGGTAATTGTTTTAAGTTGACttattatttgttttgacagCAAGAAAGAATCTTGATGGGGCTTCCATTGCTGATTACAGTTATCTAGATTTTGATAGATACACAATCGCTTCAATAGTAAATTTCATTTCGTATTCTAGTTTGATGTGTTCTGTGCAGAtaatatattgtgttattaATGTTTGCATATTCATCCAGGACAGATGGGTCTTGCTTCTGCAGTTCACCTTTATGTTTTTCCGGCAAAGCCTTATGAGTTAATGGGAGATCTCTTTTCTGGAAGTGTTGCAGTCCTAGGAGATTATGCATCCGTGGATTGTCAGCTGGACCCTGATGAGGTTAGGGATAGCCAACGTCCCACAAAGCTGCGCCTTCCTCAACCCGACTATGAAGCCAGGAGTGGAATGACCATCAGAGAGAGCGTTAAGGATGTCTTACTCGGTGGTGGTGAATATGTAAGTTCTTCCCTCTTAATTTAATACACAACTACTGCCCAATATCGAAATTATTAATAAATGTGCGTATctagttggattgttggagactaaatatataatatatattcataaACCTATGCTTCCTCCCAAGTTCTGTGACAATTATAGGGCTTGATAAGGTGTCGTTACTTTCGCCTGCTGTCCGATCCCTGCTGGATGTATTAAAATAGGCTTTCTGCCCTTTGCTCTGCAGATTGTGAATGATGTGAAGTTCACAGTCACTCAAGCAGTAGAGCCAGTAGAGAAAGGAATCACTAAAATCAACCAAAAGTGGCATAAGATCTCCGAGAACATAAAGAAGGAAAGGACAACCAAGGACGACACCTGCATTTCCTCGTTGGCACAGCCAGTGATCCGTGGAATCGACGATCCCCTCCTAATTGGGAGCTTCAGTGACAGCAGTAGTAGCTCAAGGAAGAAGAAGCACCGAAACAAATCCGGGTACACCAGCGCAGAGAGTGGCAACGAAAGCATCATCGACACTACGTTTGGTGGTTACAAGACTCACGGCCGTCGCTGGCTTGTCAAAGATTAGTGAACGAGGATTAGACCGATTGAATTTTCGGTGAGCCAGCAACGTACCACCACAACAATTGTAGTTCTGATGGCTGGGACGATGCTGTTTTGTATCTGGTGCTTGATGATCAGAGCATCTATTGCAAAAAGGCAGTAGATTTTCTCCTATGTTTGAAATTATTGTATAgacaagaaaaaaatgaaaaacctcTTCTATTTGCCACTCTACATAGAGAAGAAACCATTGTTTGGtcatgaaaattttaatttctttgtaCAATAAGTAGAATAAGTAATTCCATATGGGTGACGTAATGATCCTATTTTTCATGAGGAAATTATGTGTTCTACTTGTAAATTTGATCATGTCTTCAGTGTATTAATAATCAACTCAGTATGATTTACTAACGTTTCTGCTTTTCATATATTCGAAACTCGAATACTATAACTTAGTTGTGGTGTGCCCATGCGCTTCGTGAGATACTCGAAAAGTTAAGTGTAATTGAgatattaatttttcttttttcatactCCTCTTACTTAAAAATTTTTGTCACTCTAAAATTTATCtaccaatttttttaatttaactttaTTAGTAACTTTTTAATAAGTACTAGTACTAATTTATATTTGgcttttaataaatgtaaacaATATAAGTGATTAAAATAAAGTGTTTTTGCATATGCATGATTGCGAGTAGTAGATATAGTTATATATGCACTTAAATAGGGAGTGCTAGTGTTCAAGATTTTATTATGATGTGGATGTCTGTCAAAAATTTAGTAGTACTATGGAATTCCACTTTTATACTTTTATAAATAAAGTGGTGCCAAGAAATAGTCGATTGGTTTAAAATAAACGAACATTGTCCCAATTTTGGTTTTGGCAAATAGGAGTGAGTAGCTATTAAATTTTGTTCACAAATACGCATACGCTAAATTGTTTAATCTtactcttaatttatt is part of the Salvia splendens isolate huo1 chromosome 6, SspV2, whole genome shotgun sequence genome and encodes:
- the LOC121807177 gene encoding protein LAZ1-like isoform X1, with product MLLRTVNSGYYHLLIWLAGEYSTPIWAVLIAGTFVVVTLTLSIYLMFEHLSAYKNPEEQKFLLGVILMVPCYAVESFVSMVHPAISVYVGIARDFYESFAMYCFWRYLIACLGGEEGAIEFMRREGRAGMKAPLLDDHGHERGIVKHPFPLNYILKPWKLDQWVYQVMRIGIVQYMIIKAFTAISAVILEAFDVYCEGDFKWNCGYPYMAVVLNFSQSWALYCLVHFYAITKTELAHIKPLYKFLTFKSIVFLTWWQGVAIALFYTVGLFKSPIAESLEFKSSVQDFIICIEMGLASAVHLYVFPAKPYELMGDLFSGSVAVLGDYASVDCQLDPDEVRDSQRPTKLRLPQPDYEARSGMTIRESVKDVLLGGGEYIVNDVKFTVTQAVEPVEKGITKINQKWHKISENIKKERTTKDDTCISSLAQPVIRGIDDPLLIGSFSDSSSSSRKKKHRNKSGYTSAESGNESIIDTTFGGYKTHGRRWLVKD
- the LOC121807177 gene encoding protein LAZ1-like isoform X2 — translated: MLLNHLSQWYTQQLVFMLGLHVISTSPLPCIAFGGGEEGAIEFMRREGRAGMKAPLLDDHGHERGIVKHPFPLNYILKPWKLDQWVYQVMRIGIVQYMIIKAFTAISAVILEAFDVYCEGDFKWNCGYPYMAVVLNFSQSWALYCLVHFYAITKTELAHIKPLYKFLTFKSIVFLTWWQGVAIALFYTVGLFKSPIAESLEFKSSVQDFIICIEMGLASAVHLYVFPAKPYELMGDLFSGSVAVLGDYASVDCQLDPDEVRDSQRPTKLRLPQPDYEARSGMTIRESVKDVLLGGGEYIVNDVKFTVTQAVEPVEKGITKINQKWHKISENIKKERTTKDDTCISSLAQPVIRGIDDPLLIGSFSDSSSSSRKKKHRNKSGYTSAESGNESIIDTTFGGYKTHGRRWLVKD